The DNA sequence aaggtctgtggattatcttgagtaaccagggtgtgatttctggaaagagacatcgctgttgagtttttgCAAGTGTATCATTtcggcactttgagcaccacaagccgagtacCATCTAGTTCAGTTATATtcgaaagaaggcagacatctctacagctgatgtccacaacactcagcagctcacattaaaataatctagattgataaatagcgcTACATATAAAAGGAAAAGTCTGTGTTATtattttgggggtgaactgtctctttaatgtCCAACTTTATAATGTTATCTTAAAAGTTGTTTTAGCGTGAAACACATGTTGGTCGGGGGAAATGGCAGTATCTTTCTTTGCCTTCACTGTGTTCTATTTATGCTCTGTTAGAACTCAAAGCCTTTTGACATTCAAGTGATGGCAACAGAGCCTTTTATCTTAATGCACTGTGATTGTTTGTTTCCATCTACAGCGCAGGGTCAAGGAAAATGGTGCTCTCTCAAAAGGAAAGGGAGGCAGCTAAAATAGGCTTGGCTGTTTTTACAGTAAGTTCTTTTCCTCACTTACAAACACACTGAACGTTTTCAGATGCAGACTCTGTAAGATGCAGATGTTGATGTAAGTGCAAAGCAGGTTGATGgacaaaaacagactttttgAGTGTCTTTTGCAGGTAGTGAAAACAGTTTAAGAGCTAAGAAAAGAGAGTTCCTTTCACTGGATTTACAACTTGATACAAATATTAAAGACATGCTTTCTTTACAGCACCACAGAACAGAGGGCAGTGCAGAAACCTCAACAACAAAGACATCTCAGGGTGAAGAAAAAGGGGATTTGGAACAACGGTGAGTATGTATTTTATTAGCTACCACCTAAGATAACTTACTAAACACATATAAAAGACATGAATAGCATAAAACACTTAGTTCCTCTGCACCAAATGTGACCCTGCATCCAGTTTTCCATGTTTACTTCAATAATAATTCTTGTTTTCTACCCATAGGCACgagagcaaaaagaaaaagaaagagaaaaagagcaaaaaggagaaaaagaagaaggagaaaaagaagaaaaggcaAAGGAGAGACTCGTCCTCCTCGAGGTCAGATGACGACAGAAAGAGGTCGGTCCATCTCTGCATACAGATCTTTGATCACAAGCCGTCACCTGTCGCTTGAGGGGGGACAAAATAACAGGAACACTACCCagaaaatgaccatttgtaaattaCTGTGTGACCTTGTTTCTTATTTATCCAGCTGTacgcattttcacaaaaaatacCTAGTgatggagtctggttttgaagaTAGCATAgagaagtttcactttcagttcagttttaaatatatAGTGTGAGATAAAcagttttttcccccccaaaaaatcaagGTAACAGCATAACAAATGATAcagaaatggtcattttgtagggtaAGAATTCCTTCACCCCTACTTCCAGACCCAGTGTAGTTATTACAGGCTTTAAAGAGGCTGTGTTAATGAGTGACAtcgtgttttattttgttaacttATATTGCATTTGTTCATGTTATTGTGTCCATCTCCTGTGTAGCAGTCACATTTGCAACCACACAGACTTGCTCTGAAACACAAGCTTTCATCTGCCAGCACTAGAGGGCACTAAGGCACTGTTGTACACACAGTGCTGTAAACGTTGCCTTTTAAATTTGGGTGCATGTATCACAAGACCTTAGATATATCCTGTAGATCTGGTGTGTAGGACAGTAGGGGGGAATACTAGATTTAATCATGTACTTTATGTGCTGGCGAGGGAGGAATTGCAATACAACACAGACATATGATGGTCGTGGACAGCATTATTGATACAAGTTGTTAGATATACAGACTTTTGTCCACACCAGTTATATAAAATTGCAGCTGTCATTGGGTGTTTTCTGTGGATGTCACTGTCTGGGAGTTACTTCTTTTCCCCAGCCTCACAACATCTTAACTGATCTACCACGACCCAATCATTGattgtttgtttcctttctctctccaggCAGAGAAAGGACCACCATCATCATAATCCATCATACCATAGTCAGAGTGGAGCCAGACCCCATGACAGCCATTCAAGGGGGGGAGCAAAGGCCGAGCGACAGCCCTCCTACCCCCATCATCGACGGCAGCGGCATGACACAGACTCCTCTGACGGGGGGTCTCCTGTCCCCCGTAACCCTGTCAGCCACAAGACGGCCCCTGCTGGTACCACACAAAGCCACAGGCGGCGCCACGACACAGACTCGGACGACTAATGTCCCCTGCACCCCACCCCAACCCCCCCAATTCAAAGACGCACAGCGCGGACAGAGTGCTCTACAGCAGCTTGACTGGCCCTGAAGACCTCATTTACCCCGAGCAGCTAAAGACAGGTCGATGTGCGTGTGACTCACAGGCTTTGGCCCAGTGTTTTAACTTCTTTACCTAATAACTTAGTCAAGCGATCATGATGGGACACTGGTTGGGTTGTGTTGTCGttttataaacacattttttgtgatTAAACCACCAAATATCACATTTTCTATATTGTCTTTGTTTATCTTGCTGTTAAACACAATACAAGATTAAATGTTTTGCAAACCAAACAATGatcttttatttccatttcTGGCCCTGGTAGCTGATGCTGTTTGGGAAACCTTAGAGAATTAATTCAAAACATTGCAAACAGAAAGAAGTGTGTTCCTTCGTGTGTTGTAAGATTATTCTTCGAAATTACTTTCCTGACACTCAACAGCTTCAGTAAAAGATCTCAAACTGATCCAGATTGAGTTTTCATTCTTTGTATTAACATTTCTGTTTCAAGGTATCATGCAGATTTTTTGCGAAGCTGAAACTTTTGTGTCATCAGCACAGTAATATTTGTATCATTAAATATAATCTTTATTTAGATAGCACACTGCAGCTGTCGCAGAATCAAGCCTATGTTTGAAAGAGTCAAAGAAGtgtttctttaaatgtctttcCTGAAAATTTTCCAAGATGCTCCTTGACGCCTTTTTCGTCCCTGCACATCTCCTCCATCCCACTGTGCCTCTTGCACTACTCAGCAGCTCcgctcttttcttttctcaatCATGCCAGCGCTCCTTAATCCCTCACCGTTCTAGGTTCAGCTCCCTGACTGGTGCGATACCATTGGAATGCTCTCCACTGATCATAATAGAGTGTAGTGTTTGCATTTGCCTTGAATTGGTCTGAAAGAGGGTATTCTGCTGGCTGGCACCTGGGGGGTGCACTAAAAAAGAGCAAGGCATTCATAAAGAAGAGTGCAAAAAACCAGGCTGGTCCTTTTATATGACCGAGCACCGTTAGACTGCCACACACAAACCAAGCTGACGGAGCAGCAGGAGAGGAGGCCACACAAAGCAGCCCTATGAGGGACCCAGGACTCCAGCTCCCTCCCCTTCCACCACCACCATACTTTCCTGCCATGTTTTACAGGCTTGGCTGCATTAACCATAGCAGCCTAATCAACCTGCAAGAATGCTGTCTTAGATTGCCATCTCAACACAATGTGAAACAGGGTGTGCTCTTCACATTACTGCTTTAACCCAAACATTGGGTGGTTTGCATCACCTTGGGCCATCACATTTCTTCCTGGGTCAAAGGGTGATGGCTCCAACAGGTTGCTAAGACACCACGTTTTTAGGGTTGTTGTTAAATTTTAGTGTCGTTTCTTGAAGTGCACTAATGCTCTTATAAATTATCAATTAACCTATTTTTTTGGGTGAATCACTCtgacaataaaatgtcagatagTCGTGAAACTGCTCATCACAAGTTATTTCTACCAACTACTTTTAACTCGTGTATTTTTGATATACAAAATCAAATCCCTTTTTCAAAATTGTATTCAACAGCAAAGTAGCACATACAACAGACCTTTTTCAtggaagacattttgacttgtctcAGTAGGAAACGCACAGGTGTAGGGGAGAGCGGGGTCAGTTGGTACATTGTTGTATTCACACTAAAGCTGTCAAAATAATACATTCATTTCGATtgattaatcacagaaaaaaaataattctgtggtgccctttgacccggtGCGTCATTGATGGGCACAGCGGCTTTGTCACATTATGGAGGTGGACAAGACGATGATGCTTGGCCTCGTGAATGGaacttttccattttaaaaaatgcccaGATGGATCGGAGCACTGTTCTAtgcaagcctgaaatatcacttCAAAGCATTTAACAGTGAAGACAGAGGTCCGAGCTAAcgcagcctctgatgctagcgctagcagccagcctctTCAAATCACACTCGACCAGGTGTTCAAACTGAGTAACTCTACATGTGACTGGCAAACTAactcccttgcaaaatggattgcaaCGGACTGCAGACCAGTATCTCTGGAAaaggacagggggacaattgtgtccaaaatccagcagctttactacgacacatctgccaaaattcatttgaaattagatttttttgaaTACTTCCACAGTAAAATTGATGCACGAGATAAATTTAggttaattaatcacagagcaggATTCGGAAAGAATTATTCTCTATATTGAACATTGATTTACCTCTGACTCCACAATTTTATATTATTGGAGCACTCCCTAAGGGAAGATTGGAAAAAAGGAAGCTGTATCTATTACATGTCCTACTATTAGTAGCCAGGAAGATGATAACTCTATCATGGCTTAAACCACTTCCTCCTACTATACTTCAGTGGCATGAGAGGGTGAAGAAGGTATATATGTAATGGAGAAGATAACAGCACACCTTCATCTTAAGATGGACATTTTCAGAGATGGGCTCCCATAAGTGCATACTAAAATTTGCCAGTGTGAAACACTGTTAAACTGTGCTGTCTTAGGAGAACTGTCCGAGTGTATTTATGATTTGTGCAGAGGAATATCAGAAACAATCCAACAAGACTGAGTTGTTTGCCGAACTGTTACTGCTTCAACTGTTTAGTTTATACATTTCTTGTATAACTTCGgtttttttgtatgtatgtaacaAAGAAGAATCAGATGTAGGCAAAATATGTGTGTAAGTACACACGAATGCCAATAAATTCTtggttccaaaaaaaaaaaattaatcacagagcatgtaattaattagattattTTAATTGCTTGACAGCCCTAACTGACACTAGAATAACCTCTTTAGTGTCTGCTAAAAAATTCAGATTCTTCAGAGCCCAACCCAAATGTAAAAGGAACCATTTTGTTCAATGTGCAAGGAATGCATTATCCCATAACAGTTGGGAGAACAGGTAGGGTTGTTTGGGACACCTTGTTCTggactaaataaaaaaaaaagttaattaaacaaaaaaaacctgcagtCTTCAGTTTGTTATTTGttaacacatttcttttagaaaaggaaaacatttgTAGAGTTATCACATTTTCATAAAGTATTGAGATATGGAATTCGTCTGTTATACAGGTTTCACTCCAGTGGCATCTACCGGCTCAGCCTACAGGTTAATATAGgctcagggtgtctacaggtgtcTACAGTCACAAAATATCTTAAGTTTTCTtaatataaggccttaaaaaagtcttaaatcgtcttaaattcaaattcaatgggccttaaatattttcagtcacattaCCGTGGAaatttctccagcctgacagacccaaCGACTTTTTACGATCATTGAACAGACGGAAGAACTGCAATAATAAATagcatttataataataataatcataattaaCAGAGTTACAAAGGGCTTTatatgtcaataattaaaacagagtcataaaaacaacaacttttaaaagaaactGATAAGAACACTTCAGTGTATAAAGActgagaaaataaaagacagtttaaattaacttaagactcaagtaaaatcaggaaaggctctctgATGAAAGTTTGCTTTAAGAAGTGACTttaaagagatcactgactcggcAGACCTGATTTTCTCAGGTACTCTGTTCCAGAGCCTCAGGGCTGTGACAGCAAACACTCTGTCCTCATGTCAGCCATGAGATGTTGTTTCCTTTTAACATTAAACTCACccaattgttgtcatttttcctaactgctcattttgaactgacatTAGTTTGTTTACTTGGAAAGAGTACTTacacatatcacacacacacagatattttcACGTAAGGTGGTATTACAAAGGTCTTAAAAGTCTTTAACTTGGTaatatctgtagacaccctgaggCTGTTGAGTTAGtttcattttggaaaaaaaagtcaataacTTTACATGAGTGTTAAAAAAAGTTATGGTTGAACTCACAGTCAAAATGTAGACTTACATGAAGTTAATGCAGTAAACATCAGATCAGTGACTTCACACTGGGTCTAATTCAATTAGGAAATGTCTTCGTCTTGTTCTGTCTACTTTTTGTTCATGTGTAACAAGGTAGGAACTATTAACAAAACTGTCCCAACTGCCCCAGGGTAATGTCCCTATTGTCCCTGGGTAACTGTCCCTACTGTCCCTACTGTCCCTACTGTCCCTGGGAAAGCAGACACACTGGACTCCTGTGCTGGCCACCAACAAATATTCAGACAGCTAACATGAGCACCAACTAATAGGCCAGGAAATTAGCTTCcaacaatatgtatttttatatgaataaaagagTATAGTACACGATAAAATCCAACAAGCCAATAATATGACTTACATGCTGTAGATtttaaaactgtgaaaacaatgTGAGGAACAGTCAGAGGGTCTCCACAAAGTGACGAGGGTGTGGCTGAGTATGAACAAGGTGAATATCAGAAGCAAAGTTGCTTTCTGTCTTGATAAAAAAGCTCTGTCCGCACTGTCCCCCCATCCCCACAGACACTCTCTCCTACATAATCAAATTAATTTCCTTGCATGACGTCACAGTGTGTCCCTCCGTCACTCACTGGAACACTTAAATAGAACAAAGCCATTGTTAGTGTTATCAgtgacacctgtgcttttcctatgacaagtcaaaacatCTGCTGTGAGAAAGGCCTGTAATGCCGTACAAAGGCAAAAGACTTTCACTTGATCTTGGTTAAAAATAcctgtttgtcatttttggaACATTACATACCAGTCCTGTCATATGGACAAATATTATGTGTGTGccttgtgtcattttttgttCTGGGTAGTGTTTCCCCCCCCCGACTACAAAAAGTTCTGGAGAAAACAAAATCCTGTAACTTAACTTcagaaaatgtttgatttcGTTTTCActgtgtcagttttatttatatgtgtAGCTGTGACACAGAGTGTCATTTGTTGTCTTATTTTAGCGGTGACATCACTGTCTCCTGTGGTGTTTAACAGAAAATCCAACAGCAAAGTTCTTGAtgcaaagtgctgcacaaagaagacaaagactgactgattttaaaggttgtttaattaattaatgttgtGTTTAGCCAAGCCTGAAGTTAGTCTTTTTGGAGTTGCAACTTACAGTTGTGagggtttggttttaattcAGTACAAATATTAGTTCACCTAATTTCATCCCAATGATGTAAGTTGGCAATGTACCATCGAAAGACAATCAGCAGCCTGACAAATTTATTGATTTCTTCTTATTCATATTAGTTCTGAGGAGTAACCAGATGCTACTGAGGTCACAATTATTACCTATCTGTATATTGCTTATTGCTATCAACAACGAAGTGACAGATGAAATGCAAGTTAATGCATTTTGCCATGGCGTGACCTGTTATTTCACAGACACTGCATAGGCAGATTACCTTAAATTTCAAATAAGGGTCAAAGGCCAAGTCTGTGCTCTAGAGTTTTTGTAGATACATAACttaacttaaaaaacaaacaaaaaaacacagaattgcTGCATCTCCAATGCAACTTCAAAGTATTTTGTCTGATCCACACTGCTGAGGTAATGACTTTTTTGCTGGGTATACTAGAGAAGCTGAAGACTGAATATTTGGTATTTCCTGTTTGATAAATGACTCAAACATTAAatctatttttatatttaatgggATGAAGTTTAATGACATTCTTTTAACTCGAGTCTCGCTTTGTtttttgatgtaattttgtgtaAACTTGTTATGCTTTCTCGATGAATCGAAAAATTATctttagaaaaatgtttttgaacaaatgttgaaaaagaaaagtgaaataACTGTAATAATTAGTCATGTGACACATGTATATTTTGCGCACCTGAGTGCTCATGTGATTCTGTTGAGCAAACCTTTAGAAGTCACAGGCAGAACGCGTTGTTCGCTCTTAATAAAATCAGTAATTTCAGTGTGGAGTGGTTTtatgttgattttattttctgtcgaCTGATCAATCATTTCAGCACtactatgtatgtatgtaaaagGCAGTGAGATTACTTGCGCATGTTTTAGTAGCAAAGATGCTAATTGTCAATGTACAATGACAAAATATTACCAGGTATGGAGAAAAGCTACATTACGCACCTTAACATTCAGCAGTTTTATTGCATAGAGTGTGAAAATGGAAAATCAgttgcagaaacatttttttatccAGTCGCTTTAATTACAGTGCTTTTTTCCtcacaaaacaaaagctttaCATAGAAAACAGACAAACCTAAGTAAGAGATTAACATGGTGTTCAAATATTTAGGCTTTtagaaatcaaaaacaaatgtttgatgCACGCTCAAGACATGTTCAGAGCAGTAAAGAAACACCCACAACTTTTAGAAAAGCAGCTCGAAAATAAAAAGGCAACATGTGTCTTGGATAAGAAGGCATGTGTATGGCTTCCTGTTTAACCCAAGCACAATGTGCTGCAAAGGAAGAGATACTGGCATTACGTTAATATGTAGCTGAAACTGATTTTGTATTGCCATGAGAACACCGTTTCCCAGATTTCATAATTGAATAAAAAGGCATGATTTGCCAGAGTCTTGAGTGACAATAGGGCCACTGTAGTGTCCAACTCCTTTTGTTACAATCACGTAACACAGTACACACAACGGGTTACATACAGGGCTGTTGAAGTAAGTACTCAGTAGGGAAATAGTTCCTGTGTGACCTAATGATGTAAACACCCAGTAACTATGCACGTCCttaaagacaaacagaccaCATCATGCAGTTTTGCTAACAAGGATATTGCAAAGGCAGCACATGATAAACCTGAGACTCAGAAATACAAAAACCCGATGCTGACTCAACAGACTGCCTTTCAAACAACCATGAAGCAGGTAGATGTGAGATCGTTGCAGCATTTCTCAATTCAAGCCTACTTACCATATAACAAAGGCTGGTAAGTGATCACAGACAGGAAACTTGGACAAAGTGATGTCAGTACAGAGTACAAATAGTCAATGCCAGTGTTCACTAAAATGGTAATTGGGGGGTGGTACATACAGTCACTGGTTACAGTAACCATAGTAGCTGCGAGTAGTGCATCGGTGTTTAATTCagatttttgaaaattaaaagcccctcatGGATCCCTCCCTACAGTACATGTGACCAGATAATAACAAGTCATCACATTGCATTGAGGTCCTGGGCAAACATGCTGGTAAATTCTTATTCCTTGCCTCCCTTTTCTCATTCAATGCACACATGGCTGCCCAACAGCCAGAAAGAGAAATAACCAAGGTAGGATCTGAAAGAGTGCAATAAAGCTGCCCCATTACCAAATATATTTACagttacataaaataaaataataaaacccGACAGCTTTACAAGAATAGATCACCCCCACCACTGGCCTGCATATTTGTAATAACAACAGTTGAGGTGAGGGCAGCTTCCAGTACTTTTTTTTGGAGGGGGTAACTCAGTTTTGAAACACCGTAAGAGTAGAGAGCAAAGTCAGAGATCGGGTGGAGTAGATTAGTTGTAGATAGCAGGTGATGATTAATGGTTCTTGAGCTGACTAGACAACCAATCCAGTCCTTCATAGAGGCCATCCCCTGTGGTGGCACAGGTCGCCTGGATGTACCAGTTTCTGTTACGTAGGCTGTGAAGGCCCAACTTGTCTGTGAGTTCGGCTGCATTCATAGCGTTCGGAAGGTCCTACAAACAAACAGCGAGAAAACATTAGGTGCCAACCCCGTGACTACAACAGGAAAACCTGTAGGAAACTTGATGTGTTAACCACCTGACTGTACCAAAGACTTTCACAAGTTTGACTTACTTGTTTGTTGGCAAACACTAATAGCACGGCATCACGCAGCTCGTCCTCTGCCAACATTCTTGCGAGCTCTTCACGGGCCTCCTGACATCGCTCTCTGTCGTTGCTGTCAACTACAAAGATGAGACCTGGAACAAGAGCAAATGGGGAACAATGATGATGAGAGTGTGAGTGATGTGACCTGtgttctgaaaataaaaaacagtggaAATTGAGTgaatatataacaaaaaaactCTACAGAGTGACAGGTTAAAATCTATTATGCTCATTATGCTTGGACGTTCATATTAAAGATATGGAAAGCTTCAAACCGCTCTGAACACTCTATTTCAAACAATTTTTCCTGCTGTGGCTACAAGATGATGCCAGCTTGTGACAGAtatctttatatggtcatctgctccatgCAAACTACTGCAAGTGATTACATAGCAtatactgctacatgtagctacatgctaatgtcagggaaacgtAATCTCGGATGCCAATTTGGTTAATTTCTCCCCCTTTTTCAGATCATACTCCAGCTGAacagattttggtttagaagctctTATAAGGGGATTTTTCGTTGTAGAAAGCACAGCCATACTATGTTACAGTGTTTGGCTTGCTGCAATGCAgtgcagagacataaaatacaaaagacCCCAAAACGCTGACCAGTCAGaacagactgggctttttcaggaggggaGCTTTAAGAGGCAGGTGCTAAAAAagagcaagagtgaaaacaagtGTTGCAGCAaggacagtatgaggaaaatagaGTGTGTATTTTAGCATTAAATCATGTCAACGTGTTTAATAGAAACCCCGAAATACAAGTATGAAGCTGAAAATGAGCAAACtaggtcccctttaaagcaATTAAATGTCAGGTACTCAAGTTGTGACATAACTAAACTTACCCTGTGTGTTCTGGAAGTAATGACGCCACAGCGGTCGAATTTTGTCTTGACCACCGACATCCCATACTGTGAAACTGATGTTCTTGTACTCTACTGTCTCAACattaaaacctaaaaaaaaaacccccaacaacacataattacattaaaaacaatcttTACGTTTTCATATAACAGTATTAAGGGCACACAACACGCTAACATCATTATCTCAAAAAGTTTGACTAACCTATTGTGGGAATGGTAGTCACAATCTCTCCAAGTTTCAGCTTGTACAAAATGGTGGTCTTTCCAGCAGCATCCAGGCCCACCATGAGGATCCTCATCTCCTTCTTCCCAAACATATTGAAGAGTGACTGAAACATATTCCCCATTGTGGCTGGTGACGGGAACCTACTTtggcaaaactaaaaaaattaaaaaaatctgaggaGAAAGAACAAATCAATGGTTGAAATAACAAGTATGGAAAACAATAGCTAATAATCAAACATGATGTGGtatagagctgaaatgatttgacaatcaatcaatttataATTGGATCGAAAATTAATCAACAACCACTTTGATGGGTGATAAATTGGTTGAGTAATTTTAAAGGAAAATGCCTGACGTAACCTCCAGCTTCACAAATGTGTGGAGTGACTGCTTACATTTGTGTTGAGGCGTTTATCTGTATCACTTAGGTCGCATAAAACAAGCTATTTGAAGACACCCTTTTAGCTTGActttgtctttacatttcatAGATGAAATTAACAACGATCAACAGATGTGTCGTAATTGATATATTCATGAAATACCTGGGTCCACAGACGTCAAGCGAGTAAATGCTCGGACACTTTGCTCTATTTCTACCGACAAGAATTACATTAAATCATGCTGGCTCCTCTATTTCACTTACAAACTAggttaaatgaaaatgaacCAGATGGGATCGAATAGGACATTTAACATCTGCCAATCCTATAAAGAAACACCGACACGTTCAGCCAATCTAAGACACCGGAAATGAGATGTCTCCTAGCTCAATCTGGCGTTGGTTTCtcatatatattttacatatttatttatttatttgttttttttttacaaaataacaCGTCCCGGCTATCCGACATGGGAAATGTAACGGAAATTTGAGAAGGATCAcgaaaatacatgtttttgacCAGATCAGGGTGAAACTAACGTCACGCAGGGCTGAGGTCATAAATGTGGTTAGCCGTTAGCCTTTAGCCATTAGCCGTCGTCCTGTGACGGTAAGTACATTTCTTCACAGGTTTGGCTGTAATGTTAGAACCATTTTCGCAATGAAAACCCAACGCGGCTCACTGGAGTGTTTTGACATTTAGCTTGGCAAGATGCGATGTTGAAAACTTGCCCAACTAACCtgagtaaacaaacaacaacgttagcttgctagcttgcGATGCTAACTGTCGTCCGACCGGTTCGAATTTTCGACAATGTTTTAAGAAACCACCTCCCAACATATTAAGATTATTGTTTCACCTGTTCATACCAACGCAGTACAGATGACTATGCGGACATGAATTAGAAAATAGACAAATAACAGGCTGATTCAGATAAGTCGGCTAAGTCGGCTAAGTTAGCATAGTCGGTgaagttagctgttagcagccagtcAGTTTTTCTCTCGGCCGGCCGGAATATCGCCACCGCGCTCACAAAGACAGTTTTGCTTGAAAACGTTTGACTTAATGTACGATTACATAGAGCgaaaacaacattaaactgGCTCATTAATGTCACTATATCACACTTACACGGTTGATATGCCTCCTTCCTTCTTCAAGGCGTTTCCGTCCTCAGGAAAATGGCGAGAATTTGACACGTCAGAGTTTCCGTTCCGGCTTAACTTCCGTTGTCGTCAGGATGAGAGGTGTCGCCTCTTGTGGCCGAGGGGAGAATTACACCCACAGCTGATACTGTTAAATAACAACGTTTAATAAGTCGGTTGATTGGCGTACTTGAACTCAACTATTCAGCATTTATAAACAGAATATTAACACAAACTAAGctgtctgaaacacacacacatagtgtaTTTACAGACCTACACAGGGGGCcagtttttgtgtttattgacGTCGCT is a window from the Epinephelus fuscoguttatus linkage group LG15, E.fuscoguttatus.final_Chr_v1 genome containing:
- the lg15h1orf35 gene encoding multiple myeloma tumor-associated protein 2 gives rise to the protein MFGSSRSGGVRGGQDQFNWDDVKVDKHRENYLGNSLMAPVGRWQKGKDLSWYSKDKKGGATLSKEQELAAVKAAEHEALMAALGHKNIKRQPTGLTKEDLADVCRREEADGEEKNVDRVSGLGSSSAGSRKMVLSQKEREAAKIGLAVFTHHRTEGSAETSTTKTSQGEEKGDLEQRHESKKKKKEKKSKKEKKKKEKKKKRQRRDSSSSRSDDDRKRQRKDHHHHNPSYHSQSGARPHDSHSRGGAKAERQPSYPHHRRQRHDTDSSDGGSPVPRNPVSHKTAPAGTTQSHRRRHDTDSDD
- the arf1 gene encoding ADP-ribosylation factor 1; the protein is MGNMFQSLFNMFGKKEMRILMVGLDAAGKTTILYKLKLGEIVTTIPTIGFNVETVEYKNISFTVWDVGGQDKIRPLWRHYFQNTQGLIFVVDSNDRERCQEAREELARMLAEDELRDAVLLVFANKQDLPNAMNAAELTDKLGLHSLRNRNWYIQATCATTGDGLYEGLDWLSSQLKNH